One window of Bacillus sp. THAF10 genomic DNA carries:
- a CDS encoding sulfurtransferase TusA family protein, with the protein MNVNKVLDAKGLACPMPLVKTKKALNEVNSGEILEVISTDKGAKTDLTAWCKATGNELVDMKEENDVFTFYIKKA; encoded by the coding sequence ATGAATGTTAATAAAGTATTAGACGCAAAAGGGTTAGCATGTCCAATGCCACTGGTAAAAACGAAGAAAGCATTAAATGAAGTGAATTCTGGTGAGATTTTAGAAGTGATTTCAACAGATAAAGGTGCCAAAACAGATCTAACTGCTTGGTGCAAAGCAACAGGAAATGAACTAGTAGACATGAAAGAAGAAAACGACGTCTTCACTTTCTATATTAAAAAAGCATAA
- a CDS encoding ROK family transcriptional regulator: MSFIGQNTLRTKQLNRTLVFQTLLRLEAPSRQEIAAFTKLTPATITNIVSELMEEGFVVELGSGVLEKKRAGRKTVVLGLNEEKNRVAAVHIRSDRVEMGIVTLKGNVRAATSFSMPLGIQQTDFLQLLNEKLGEFLQTYSSLPVSCIGIGSVGLVDYENGGILEAEHLSWTNVELVSELSRTFHMPVYLDHHVRGMTLAEKMFGVSKTDSDFLCVYIGQGIGAGLFLNDQIYRSHMTGAGEIGHMTFEPNGVDCWCGNKGCLERYASEEALLHELDLATVDQLMDVLHNGEEQVVRSLQSAGERIGMVLTSFLNMFHVQKIVLGGKLAQEDLPVIKEIRETIQSRSFLAKKREVEVVPSLLGEAQGVIGAASIALLDGIFTVSSQK; encoded by the coding sequence ATGTCGTTTATTGGTCAAAACACGTTAAGAACAAAACAATTAAATAGAACCCTTGTTTTTCAAACACTATTGCGTTTAGAGGCGCCGTCAAGACAGGAAATTGCCGCTTTTACGAAGCTAACACCTGCTACTATTACGAACATCGTCAGTGAGTTGATGGAAGAGGGCTTTGTGGTGGAGCTTGGCAGTGGTGTCCTTGAGAAAAAAAGGGCAGGAAGAAAAACCGTGGTGCTTGGTTTGAATGAAGAAAAGAACCGAGTTGCCGCGGTTCATATTAGAAGCGACCGCGTGGAAATGGGCATTGTAACGTTAAAGGGGAATGTTCGTGCGGCAACGAGCTTTTCAATGCCATTAGGAATTCAGCAAACGGATTTTCTCCAGCTTTTAAATGAAAAATTGGGGGAGTTTTTACAAACCTACTCCTCCCTACCAGTTTCCTGCATTGGAATTGGCTCAGTAGGACTGGTGGATTATGAAAATGGCGGGATCCTTGAGGCCGAGCATTTGAGTTGGACAAACGTCGAGCTAGTTTCAGAGCTCTCTCGCACTTTCCACATGCCAGTTTACCTAGATCACCATGTTCGCGGCATGACCTTGGCGGAAAAGATGTTTGGCGTATCCAAAACGGACTCCGATTTCCTATGTGTTTATATTGGACAAGGAATTGGCGCAGGATTATTTTTAAACGATCAGATTTACCGCAGCCATATGACAGGTGCAGGGGAAATTGGCCATATGACGTTCGAGCCAAATGGTGTGGATTGCTGGTGCGGAAACAAAGGGTGTCTTGAACGCTACGCCTCTGAGGAAGCACTGTTACATGAATTAGACCTTGCCACTGTTGATCAGTTAATGGATGTTCTTCATAACGGAGAGGAACAAGTGGTTCGTAGTCTACAATCAGCAGGTGAGCGTATTGGAATGGTTCTCACTTCTTTTTTAAACATGTTTCACGTGCAAAAAATTGTCCTAGGTGGAAAGCTAGCGCAGGAGGATTTACCGGTCATAAAAGAAATTCGTGAAACCATCCAGTCTCGTTCTTTTTTAGCTAAAAAAAGAGAGGTTGAAGTAGTACCTTCCTTGTTAGGAGAAGCACAAGGGGTGATTGGGGCCGCAAGCATTGCCTTACTGGATGGAATATTTACAGTAAGCTCTCAAAAATGA
- a CDS encoding rhodanese-like domain-containing protein, which produces MEFLPYIFMGLAVVFLISRMKPTSGVRQISTAELKLELNNKNKQFIDVRTPMEFKGKHIQQFQNIPLNTIGNSTNMLSKDKEIIVICQSGMRSNAAVKQLKKAGFTKLANVKGGLNAW; this is translated from the coding sequence ATGGAGTTTCTTCCTTATATATTTATGGGGCTTGCAGTCGTCTTTCTAATCAGCAGAATGAAGCCGACTTCCGGAGTCCGTCAAATATCAACGGCAGAATTAAAGTTAGAGCTAAACAATAAGAACAAACAGTTTATTGATGTTCGTACACCGATGGAATTCAAAGGGAAGCACATTCAACAGTTTCAAAATATCCCTTTGAACACGATCGGAAACAGCACAAATATGCTTTCAAAAGATAAAGAGATCATTGTGATTTGTCAAAGCGGCATGCGAAGTAATGCAGCCGTCAAGCAATTGAAGAAAGCAGGATTCACAAAGCTTGCCAATGTCAAAGGCGGGCTGAATGCCTGGTAA
- a CDS encoding rhodanese-like domain-containing protein — MKEITPQELEAKLSAGEQVSIIDVREAEEVAAGKIPQAVNIPLSLLEFRTQDIDKSKTHIMVCRSGGRSGKASMFLTAQGFDVINMIGGMLEWEGNVE, encoded by the coding sequence ATGAAAGAGATTACACCACAGGAATTAGAGGCGAAGCTTTCTGCAGGCGAGCAAGTATCGATTATTGATGTTCGAGAAGCAGAGGAAGTGGCTGCAGGGAAGATTCCACAAGCAGTAAACATTCCATTAAGTTTATTGGAGTTCCGTACGCAGGATATTGATAAGTCCAAAACGCATATCATGGTCTGCCGTTCAGGTGGAAGAAGCGGGAAAGCATCCATGTTCCTGACAGCACAAGGCTTTGACGTCATTAATATGATTGGTGGCATGCTCGAATGGGAAGGTAATGTAGAATAA
- a CDS encoding DsrE/DsrF/DrsH-like family protein, whose product MNMEKKKTTIVLFSGDYDKAIAAYIIANGAAAYDHEVTIFHTFWGLNALRKEELVPTKKNFIEKMFGKMMPRGANKLPLSTMNMAGMGPKMIKGIMKKHNVQSLPSLIEMAKEQDVKLIGCQMTVDLLGLKHEEMMDGIEYAGVGAYLGEASEGNVNLFI is encoded by the coding sequence ATCAACATGGAAAAGAAGAAAACAACGATTGTACTTTTCAGTGGTGATTATGATAAAGCAATTGCAGCCTATATTATTGCAAACGGTGCAGCTGCCTATGATCATGAAGTAACGATTTTTCACACATTCTGGGGATTAAATGCACTACGTAAAGAGGAGCTTGTTCCAACAAAGAAGAACTTTATTGAAAAAATGTTTGGAAAGATGATGCCACGTGGAGCGAACAAGCTTCCATTATCCACGATGAATATGGCTGGTATGGGGCCAAAAATGATCAAAGGAATCATGAAAAAGCATAATGTACAGTCTTTACCGAGCTTGATTGAAATGGCAAAAGAACAAGATGTTAAACTTATCGGTTGCCAAATGACGGTGGATTTACTTGGCTTAAAGCATGAAGAGATGATGGACGGTATTGAATACGCAGGGGTTGGCGCATATTTAGGGGAAGCTTCTGAAGGAAATGTAAATCTATTCATCTAA
- a CDS encoding sugar phosphate isomerase/epimerase codes for MKLGYLTNSLVHHGVTDINEIVSWSLDHGFKHLEIGPNIPFEHLERVVLSGQINIAALTYCRNFLSENEEIAKAHRKELITRIKKAGELGIPTVVTSTGIAPNTSGDFYDSYDSIRPKPAYSLDKVEGFFEEIVELAERVKVKIAFENCPLMGNIAISPELMRTLLDRLNSPNVGLAYDPSHLIWQFIDPYSPIKEFGDRIFHVHAKDTEIKEEQLKRVGILTDFSWWRYRLPGLGSLDWTAFLSELHTIGYDGVISIEHEDPVWGGDLEKTKQGLLKAKNYLHDIPELIKG; via the coding sequence ATGAAACTCGGATATCTTACAAATTCTCTCGTACACCACGGAGTAACAGATATTAATGAAATCGTCAGCTGGTCATTAGATCACGGCTTTAAGCATTTAGAAATTGGACCAAATATTCCATTTGAACATCTAGAGAGAGTAGTGCTAAGCGGACAGATAAACATAGCAGCTCTCACCTATTGCCGTAACTTTTTGAGTGAGAATGAAGAGATAGCTAAAGCTCACCGGAAGGAATTAATTACCCGGATAAAGAAAGCAGGAGAACTAGGAATTCCGACAGTGGTGACATCAACAGGAATTGCCCCGAATACATCAGGTGATTTTTACGATAGCTACGATTCCATTCGACCGAAGCCTGCCTATAGTTTGGATAAGGTAGAAGGTTTTTTTGAAGAGATTGTAGAACTGGCCGAGCGAGTGAAAGTGAAGATTGCTTTTGAAAACTGTCCATTAATGGGCAATATCGCTATTTCACCTGAACTGATGCGCACGCTTTTGGATCGACTGAATTCACCTAATGTCGGTCTAGCATATGACCCTTCCCATCTAATTTGGCAATTTATCGATCCTTATTCGCCTATAAAAGAATTCGGTGACCGTATTTTCCATGTACATGCAAAGGATACGGAGATAAAGGAAGAACAGTTGAAAAGAGTCGGGATCCTCACAGATTTTAGCTGGTGGAGGTATCGTCTCCCGGGTCTTGGGTCCCTCGATTGGACTGCATTCTTATCCGAATTACACACGATTGGATACGATGGAGTCATTAGCATTGAACACGAAGATCCTGTGTGGGGCGGAGATTTGGAGAAAACAAAGCAAGGCTTGCTAAAAGCAAAAAACTACCTTCATGATATACCTGAATTAATAAAAGGATAA
- a CDS encoding metal-sensitive transcriptional regulator, which translates to MEYSTQVKNRLKRAEGQIRGVLHMMEQGEDCRDVVSQLNAATTAIERAIGVIVSSNLEQCVRESVQNGEDTSELVQQAVNLLIKSR; encoded by the coding sequence ATGGAATATAGCACTCAAGTAAAAAATCGTCTAAAGCGTGCGGAAGGCCAAATTCGTGGTGTGCTTCATATGATGGAACAGGGTGAGGATTGCCGGGATGTGGTGTCACAACTAAATGCAGCAACCACTGCAATAGAGCGTGCCATCGGGGTGATTGTAAGCTCAAACCTGGAACAATGTGTCAGAGAGAGCGTACAAAATGGAGAAGATACAAGCGAGCTAGTACAGCAGGCTGTGAACCTTCTAATCAAAAGTAGGTAA